The proteins below come from a single Sorghum bicolor cultivar BTx623 chromosome 4, Sorghum_bicolor_NCBIv3, whole genome shotgun sequence genomic window:
- the LOC8074817 gene encoding protein EXORDIUM: MASLVLVVAMVLSLSQLSVGSRRLMELYIPPPSDQLTDHHGGVLSGDIRVTTLWYGSFTSAQKSIVYDFLLSLTAAPSATATPSVGQWWGTIDQLYLSSAAASGTRVLLDARTQVSDEAYSLGKSLTLAQLEQLAARAGAKKGGIALVFTDENVAVEGFCSSRCGKHGSAAPGAEVGSTYIWVGNAVKQCPGQCAWPFAQPLYGPQGAPLVAPNGDAGMDGLVMVLASMVAGTVTNPYRDGFYQGSKDAPLEACTACPGVYGSGAYPGFPGSLLVDQTTGGSYNANGVNGRKYLLPALYNPATSTCNTLV, encoded by the coding sequence ATGGCTTCCCTTGTGCTGGTTGTGGCGATGGTACTGAGCCTGTCGCAACTCTCCGTGGGGAGCAGGAGGCTGATGGAGCTGTACATTCCTCCGCCGAGCGATCAGCTCACCGACCACCACGGCGGCGTGCTCAGCGGCGACATCCGGGTGACCACGCTCTGGTACGGCAGCTTCACGTCGGCGCAGAAGTCGATCGTCTACGACTTCCTCCTCTCGCTCACCGCGGCGCCGAGCGCGACGGCCACGCCCTCGGTCGGCCAGTGGTGGGGCACCATCGACCAGCTGTACctgtccagcgccgccgcgtcgggGACGCGCGTGCTCCTCGACGCGCGGACGCAGGTGTCCGACGAGGCCTACTCGCTGGGGAAGTCGCTCACGCTAGCCCAGCTCGAGCAGCTCGCCGCGCGCGCCGGCGCCAAGAAGGGTGGCATCGCGCTGGTCTTCACCGACGAGAACGTGGCCGTGGAGGGCTTCTGCAGCAGCCGGTGCGGCAAGCACGGCTCTGCCGCCCCGGGCGCCGAGGTCGGGTCCACCTACATCTGGGTGGGCAACGCCGTGAAGCAGTGCCCGGGGCAGTGCGCGTGGCCGTTCGCGCAGCCGCTGTACGGGCCGCAGGGCGCGCCCCTGGTGGCGCCCAACGGCGACGCCGGGATGGACGGGCTGGTGATGGTCCTCGCCTCCATGGTGGCCGGCACCGTGACCAACCCGTATCGGGACGGGTTCTACCAGGGCTCAAAGGACGCGCCGCTGGAGGCGTGCACCGCGTGCCCGGGCGTCTACGGCAGCGGCGCGTATCCGGGATTTCCCGGGAGCCTGCTGGTGGACCAAACCACCGGAGGCAGCTACAATGCCAACGGCGTGAACGGGAGGAAGTACCTGCTCCCGGCCTTGTACAACCCGGCGACGTCCACCTGCAACACCCTGGTGTAG
- the LOC8075680 gene encoding EPIDERMAL PATTERNING FACTOR-like protein 1, whose product MAVSCSPRRALIAAVSLCFLLGAATSIRTATFSPSQNLAEDKSRLGSTPPSCHNRCSACNPCMPVQVTTAPGLGRAARVADDTVTVAGFSRYSNYKPLGWKCRCDGRLYDP is encoded by the exons ATGGCcgtgagctgctcacctcgccgAGCCCTCATCGCCGCCGTGTCCCTCTGCTTCCTTCTCGGCGCCGCGACCAGCATCCGCACCGCCACGTTTTCCCCTTCTCAG AACCTGGCGGAGGACAAGTCGCGGCTGGGGTCGACGCCGCCGAGCTGCCACAACCGGTGCAGCGCCTGCAACCCCTGCATGCCCGTCCAGGTGACGACCGCGCCGGGGCTCGGCCGCGCGGCGCGCGTCGCCGACGACACGGTGACGGTTGCCGGCTTCTCGCGCTACTCCAACTACAAGCCGCTGGGGTGGAAATGCCGCTGCGACGGCCGCCTGTAC
- the LOC8066210 gene encoding protein EXORDIUM: MAATRPKALVLAVVVLLVSSAQLSMGARRRMELYQPNPADMLSYHNGAVLHADIFVSVLWYGSFTQVQKTIIYDFLLSLTMMPQAASPSVSQWWNIIDQQYLSKAAQASPANAGGATTKTRVMLDNQVSDDGCSMGTSLTLAQISALAARAKPKKGGVALVFTAQDVTVEGFCMSQCGLHGSDAESGTTYVWVGNSATQCPGQCAWPFHQPLYGPQSPPLVPPNGDAAVDGMIINLASQFAGVVTNPFRDAYYQGSSDAPLEAATACLGQFGSGSYPGYAGDLKIDQASGASYNANGAQGRKYLLPALYNPSTSACSTLV, from the coding sequence ATGGCTGCAACTCGTCCAAAGGCACTCGTGCTTGCAGTAGTGGTACTGCTCGTGAGCTCCGCCCAGCTATCCATGGGGGCAAGGAGGCGCATGGAGCTGTATCAACCCAATCCGGCGGACATGCTCTCCTACCACAACGGAGCCGTGCTCCACGCCGACATCTTCGTTTCCGTGCTCTGGTACGGCAGTTTCACGCAGGTGCAGAAGACGATCATCTACGACTTCCTGCTCTCCCTCACCATGATGCCCCAGGCCGCCTCGCCGTCCGTGTCGCAATGGTGGAACATCATTGACCAGCAGTACCTGTCCAAGGCGGCGCAAGCCTCGCCGGCCAATGCCGGCGGAGCCACGACGAAAACCCGGGTGATGCTCGACAACCAGGTGTCCGACGACGGCTGCTCCATGGGCACGTCCCTCACCCTGGCGCAAATCTCCGCTCTCGCCGCGAGGGCCAAGCCCAAGAAGGGCGGCGTCGCGCTGGTCTTCACCGCGCAGGACGTCACCGTGGAGGGCTTCTGCATGAGCCAGTGCGGCCTGCACGGCTCGGACGCCGAGTCCGGCACCACGTACGTATGGGTCGGCAACTCGGCCACGCAGTGCCCCGGCCAGTGCGCGTGGCCGTTCCACCAGCCGCTGTACGGACCGCAGAGCCCGCCCCTCGTTCCGCCCAACGGCGACGCTGCCGTGGACGGCATGATCATCAACCTGGCGAGCCAGTTCGCCGGCGTGGTGACGAACCCGTTCCGTGACGCGTACTACCAGGGCTCCAGCGACGCGCCCCTGGAGGCCGCCACGGCGTGCCTGGGGCAATTCGGCAGCGGCTCGTACCCGGGATACGCCGGCGACCTGAAGATTGACCAAGCGAGCGGTGCCAGCTACAACGCCAATGGCGCGCAAGGGAGAAAATACCTCCTCCCCGCGCTCTACAACCCTTCCACGTCTGCCTGCAGCACGCTGGTCTAG
- the LOC8075679 gene encoding uncharacterized protein LOC8075679 yields MSEDYNRNNPSPDLVQQMVLIDIRNMLQSMGKDIRSFPLPDIDHSYDDASHIPREIFEEASVEQNPKDVLLCDSLNVEQRSAYDEIMAAVYSKQGGLFFVDGPGGTGKTFLYRALIAKLRSQDKLVVATATSGVAAALMLGGRTAHSHFKIPLTLQEGGCCTFTKQSGTAKLLQQAALIIWDEASMTKRQNVEALDNSLRDIMGRSHIPFGGKTVVLGGDFRQVLPVVRKGSRAQIVGASLRRSYLWESIRHLKLVRNMRAQSDPWFADYLLRIGGGTEEVNGDGNVHIPDEICVPYSGDAEKDLHTLIDIIFLDLNANMADKDYITTRAILSTRNDWVDMINMKMIDMFQGGETVYHSFDSAVDDPHNYYPSEFLNSLTPNGLPPHVLKLKLGCPVILLRNIDPANGLCNGTRLVVRGFRRNTIDAEIVVGQHAGKRVFLPRIPLCPSDDEMFPFQFKRKQFPIRLSFAMTVNKSQGQTIPNVGVYLPAPVFSHGQLYVAMSRATSRTNIKILALPPDGDAQEEKAKKMDKKNAKRNAEGKKT; encoded by the coding sequence ATGTCAGAGGACTACAACCGCAATAATCCATCCCCAGATCTGGTGCAACAGatggttttgatagatattagaAACATGTTGCAGTCTATGGGGAAGGACATAAGGTCATTTCCTCTTCCAGATATTGATCACTCATATGACGATGCTAGCCATATTCCTCGTGAGATATTTGAGGAAGCTAGCGTCGAGCAAAATCCCAAAGATGTGCTATTATGCGACTCACTCAACGTCGAGCAAAGGTCTGCCTATGATGAGATAATGGCTGCTGTCTATAGCAAACAAGGCGGACTGTTCTTTGTGGATGGACCTGGTGGGACAGGGAAGACATTTTTGTATAGGGCACTTATCGCAAAACTACGTAGCCAGGACAAGCTTGTTGTGGCTACAGCTACATCTGGAGTCGCAGCTGCCTTAAtgctaggtgggaggacggcCCACTCGCATTTCAAGATACCCCTCACTCTACAAGAGGGTGGTTGTTGTACCTTCACTAAACAGAGTGGTACTGCCAAGTTGCTACAACAAGCAGCTCTCATAATTTGGGATGAGGCATCTATGACAAAGAGGCAAAATGTGGAAGCACTAGACAATAGCCTACGAGATATAATGGGACGGTCACACATACCTTTTGGTGGGAAGACTGTTGTCCTTGGTGGTGATTTTAGACAGGTCCTCCCAGTTGTGCGAAAAGGATCCAGGGCTCAAATAGTCGGTGCTTCTCTACGAAGATCGTATCTTTGGGAATCCATACGCCACCTAAAGCTTGTCCGCAACATGAGGGCTCAGAGTGATCCGTGGTTTGCAGATTATCTATTGCGCATTGGTGGTGGAACGGAAGAGGTGAATGGAGATGGCAATGTACATATTCCAGACGAGATCTGTGTTCCGTACTCTGGCGATGCAGAGAAAGATCTTCATACATTGATTGACATCATCTTCCTAGATCTGAATGCAAACATGGCGGACAAAGACTACATCACTACCAGAGCAATTTTATCTACACGTAACGATTGGGTGGACATGATCAATATGAAAATGATTGATATGTTCCAGGGAGGTGAGACGGTGTATCACAGTTTTGACTCCGCGGTAGATGATCCACATAACTACTATCCATCAGAGTTCCTTAATAGTCTGACCCCTAACGGGCTACCGCCACACGTCTTGAAGCTGAAGCTCGGGTGTCCTGTCATATTGCTTAGGAATATTGACCCTGCTAATGGGCTATGCAATGGTACAAGGCTGGTGGTGCGAGGGTTCCGAAGAAATACAATTGATGCAGAAATTGTTGTGGGGCAGCATGCTGGAAAGCGGGTATTCCTTCCTCGAATACCGCTCTGCCCGTCTGATGACGAGATGTTCCCGTTTCAGTTTAAGAGGAAGCAGTTTCCTATTAGGTTGAGCTTTGCCATGACAGTCAATAAGTCACAAGGCCAAACTATCCCAAACGTGGGTGTGTACCTACCCGCACCGGTGTTCTCTCATGGACAGTTGTACGTTGCAATGTCTAGAGCCACATCAAGAACGAATATTAAGATCCTTGCCCTTCCACCTGATGGGGATGCACAAGAGGAGAAGGCcaaaaagatggataagaaaAATGCTAAAAGGAATGCCGAGGGAAAAAAAACCTAA